A single Sporosarcina sp. FSL W8-0480 DNA region contains:
- a CDS encoding tetratricopeptide repeat protein — protein sequence MKQLHDFEKAIFEGDIRLMNELIDRAEKVEEFDLLYDAAGLLVEYGYIGQADYIYETLSQVMPHEAQLKIDRASTLLELGDEDEALLLLSEVRPDQEEYVQALMALADYYQMIGMAEAALGKVKEANKLAPHVPVIRFAYAELLLDAGRYIEAAKLFSELFNDGNKEIAGTSIPLRIAETYSAGAAYEEALPYYEDLLADEQNPDTLFGAAYAYFQSSQLKRSIQLLENLIQMDPDYFSAYMLAGQGQSLLGEDKKAYELFKQGIARDEFDKELCLAAGKSALKLGLPDEAEEHLKQSIALDPEYIDAIITLASIYNEREKDEELLELLAEMKEEEMELPLLSAFKAFALEREELYADAYQSYRKAYTGLKDDPSFLDKFARFLLDEGKRDEAIEVIKTLVSLTQHDEWAAFLEMLNDKEV from the coding sequence TTTGAAAAAGCGATTTTTGAAGGTGATATTCGCTTAATGAATGAGTTAATTGATCGAGCAGAAAAAGTGGAAGAATTTGACCTTCTCTATGATGCTGCGGGGTTACTGGTTGAATACGGTTATATCGGTCAAGCGGATTATATCTATGAAACGTTGAGTCAAGTTATGCCGCATGAAGCACAACTGAAAATCGATAGGGCATCTACATTGCTTGAACTTGGCGATGAAGATGAAGCATTGCTGTTGCTATCCGAGGTGAGGCCTGATCAGGAAGAATACGTTCAAGCATTGATGGCATTAGCAGATTACTATCAAATGATCGGCATGGCGGAAGCCGCACTTGGAAAGGTGAAGGAGGCAAATAAATTAGCCCCGCACGTTCCGGTCATCCGCTTTGCATATGCTGAACTTCTACTTGATGCGGGAAGGTATATCGAAGCGGCCAAGCTATTCTCCGAACTTTTCAATGATGGAAACAAGGAGATAGCAGGCACAAGCATCCCACTTCGAATAGCAGAAACATACAGTGCTGGGGCCGCATATGAAGAAGCTTTACCCTATTATGAAGATCTGTTAGCGGATGAGCAAAATCCTGATACGTTATTTGGAGCAGCATATGCCTATTTCCAAAGCAGTCAACTAAAACGTTCGATTCAATTACTCGAAAACCTTATACAAATGGATCCTGATTATTTTTCTGCCTATATGTTAGCTGGGCAGGGCCAATCCCTATTGGGTGAGGACAAAAAAGCTTATGAGCTATTCAAGCAAGGCATTGCACGTGATGAGTTCGACAAAGAATTGTGCTTGGCTGCAGGAAAGTCTGCATTAAAGTTAGGCCTTCCTGATGAAGCAGAGGAGCATTTGAAACAATCGATTGCACTTGACCCGGAATACATCGATGCTATCATCACACTCGCTTCGATTTATAACGAAAGAGAGAAGGATGAGGAACTCCTTGAACTTTTGGCAGAGATGAAAGAGGAAGAAATGGAACTTCCACTACTTTCTGCATTTAAAGCATTTGCTTTAGAAAGAGAGGAATTATATGCTGATGCATACCAATCTTACCGCAAGGCATATACTGGATTGAAAGATGATCCATCATTTTTGGATAAATTCGCGAGATTCCTTTTAGATGAAGGAAAACGGGATGAAGCAATCGAAGTTATTAAGACACTTGTGTCACTTACACAACATGATGAATGGGCCGCTTTTCTTGAAATGTTGAATGACAAGGAGGTGTGA
- a CDS encoding ReoY family proteolytic degradation factor yields the protein MTAMVPVAAKKDFVRWFLKRYKLKRRECVWILNYLLSHEQLLQNVHFTDEVHYCPRAMVISTINSESIPFRFYKGNLMTADAEKSFHDLRLHPDEKMYIQLNFPNSNTCPHYASVREENPFLPAELQVSARDRKIAEKLLEESVASMSLDLLMKRVDEALDANDRERFLVLSAMLNDMKITKD from the coding sequence ATGACAGCCATGGTTCCTGTCGCTGCCAAAAAAGACTTTGTTCGGTGGTTTTTAAAGCGCTATAAATTAAAGCGTCGGGAATGTGTTTGGATTCTGAACTATCTTCTAAGCCATGAACAGCTTCTTCAAAATGTACACTTCACGGATGAGGTGCATTACTGTCCTCGCGCAATGGTGATCTCCACAATAAATTCAGAGAGCATACCATTTCGTTTTTACAAAGGTAATTTGATGACGGCAGATGCAGAAAAGTCATTCCATGATTTACGACTTCATCCGGATGAAAAAATGTATATACAGCTGAACTTTCCTAATAGCAATACATGCCCGCATTATGCAAGTGTTCGGGAGGAAAACCCATTTTTGCCTGCAGAACTGCAAGTTAGTGCTAGGGACCGGAAAATTGCCGAAAAACTGTTAGAGGAAAGTGTCGCATCTATGTCACTGGATCTTCTGATGAAACGGGTAGACGAAGCTTTGGATGCAAATGATCGGGAACGTTTTCTTGTTCTATCGGCAATGTTGAATGATATGAAAATTACAAAAGACTAA
- a CDS encoding DUF2487 family protein, whose product MNWTGKDMDTYLTQKEYIDTLVIPLVKIEMKLDNMKASASSTEFVMHLSSLIETQFKGRMMFAPPFSYTSETDLPSMSKTTLQEFSATPFKHVFFLTTDHAWSSLDLPGQVIWMPSIPLESMDASLRQSILEDQLRQVLPKFIEKWSV is encoded by the coding sequence ATGAATTGGACAGGTAAGGACATGGATACATATTTAACACAGAAAGAATATATTGATACTTTAGTGATACCGCTTGTAAAAATTGAGATGAAATTGGATAATATGAAGGCAAGCGCTTCTTCCACGGAATTTGTCATGCATCTCTCTTCATTAATAGAAACTCAATTTAAAGGTAGGATGATGTTTGCTCCACCATTCAGCTATACATCCGAAACGGATCTGCCAAGTATGTCGAAAACAACATTGCAGGAGTTTTCCGCTACACCATTCAAGCATGTCTTCTTCTTGACGACTGACCATGCCTGGTCATCATTGGATTTACCTGGACAAGTTATATGGATGCCTTCCATCCCACTCGAAAGTATGGATGCCTCATTACGTCAATCTATACTTGAAGACCAGTTGCGACAAGTGCTACCGAAATTCATCGAGAAATGGTCGGTTTAA
- a CDS encoding ubiquinol-cytochrome c reductase iron-sulfur subunit, whose translation MMSSKVSRRQFLSYTLMGVGGFMASAMLMPMVRFAVDPVLQPKSEGEFIPTSQKVDQLTETPVRVDFTIKDRKDAWYKSDVSNTAWVYKEGDTVIALSPVCKHLGCTVSWEGSEKHKNEFFCPCHDGRYEKNGKNIPGSPPLGPLDEYMVNVVDGYVYLGKTVPNTLV comes from the coding sequence CTGATGAGCAGCAAAGTGTCTAGACGCCAATTCCTGAGCTATACGTTGATGGGTGTCGGCGGATTCATGGCTTCTGCTATGTTAATGCCGATGGTACGATTTGCGGTCGATCCAGTATTGCAACCAAAAAGTGAAGGTGAATTTATTCCCACATCGCAAAAAGTGGATCAATTGACCGAAACTCCTGTACGTGTTGACTTTACTATTAAGGATCGAAAAGATGCATGGTACAAGTCTGATGTATCGAACACTGCTTGGGTCTATAAAGAAGGCGATACAGTCATCGCACTTTCTCCTGTCTGTAAACACCTTGGATGCACGGTGAGCTGGGAAGGGTCTGAGAAACATAAGAATGAATTCTTCTGCCCTTGCCATGATGGACGTTACGAGAAGAACGGGAAAAACATACCTGGATCACCACCACTTGGACCACTCGATGAGTATATGGTAAATGTCGTGGATGGTTATGTTTATCTTGGAAAAACGGTTCCAAACACATTAGTTTAA
- a CDS encoding cytochrome b6 produces MLNKIYDWVDERLDITPIWRDIADHEVPEHVNPAHHFSAFIYCFGGLTFFVTVIQILSGMFLTMYYTPDIENAWKSVYYLQNEVAFGEIVRGMHHWGASLVIVMMFLHTLRVFFTGSYKKPRELNWIVGVLIFVTMLGLGFTGYLLPWDMKALFATKVGIEIAASVPFIGEQIKILLAGDSTILGAQTLTRFFAIHVFFLPAALLGLLAAHFIMIRRQGISGPL; encoded by the coding sequence GTGCTAAATAAAATTTATGATTGGGTTGACGAACGGTTGGATATCACCCCGATTTGGCGGGATATCGCTGACCATGAAGTACCTGAGCACGTAAACCCTGCACATCATTTTTCTGCATTCATCTATTGTTTCGGTGGTTTGACGTTTTTCGTAACGGTCATCCAGATTCTTTCAGGTATGTTCCTTACAATGTACTATACGCCGGATATCGAAAATGCATGGAAATCCGTTTACTACCTTCAAAACGAAGTAGCATTCGGTGAAATTGTGCGTGGGATGCACCACTGGGGAGCGTCTCTTGTAATTGTTATGATGTTCCTACATACGCTGCGTGTATTCTTTACAGGCTCGTATAAAAAACCTCGTGAATTGAACTGGATTGTCGGAGTTCTTATCTTCGTTACAATGTTAGGTCTTGGTTTCACAGGTTACTTATTGCCATGGGATATGAAAGCATTGTTCGCAACTAAAGTTGGTATTGAGATCGCCGCATCTGTACCGTTCATCGGTGAACAGATCAAGATTCTTCTTGCAGGTGACTCCACAATTCTTGGTGCGCAAACTTTGACTCGTTTCTTCGCGATTCATGTATTCTTCTTACCTGCTGCTTTGCTTGGGTTGCTTGCAGCACACTTTATCATGATCAGAAGACAAGGTATCTCCGGACCGCTATAA
- a CDS encoding c-type cytochrome, protein MQRGKGMKFVGDSRIKAEGKMPNVPKDYSEYPGKTEAFWPNFLLKEWMIGAIFLIGYLIITVAHPSPLERQADPTDTMYIPVPDWYFLFMYQLLKYEFASGPYNVIGAIVIPGLAIGALMLVPFMDTSKERRPFKRPLPTAFMLLAFAAIFYLTYESVANHDWEKAKAQGAIVEEVQFDKESEAYQLYTGAPGASCIGCHGDAFQGGLGPSLVNTGLTSEEIIDIVHNGLNDMPGGQWKGTEEELQVLADFLENLK, encoded by the coding sequence ATGCAACGCGGAAAAGGCATGAAATTTGTTGGTGACTCGCGCATCAAAGCGGAAGGTAAGATGCCGAACGTCCCGAAGGATTACTCAGAATATCCAGGTAAAACAGAGGCATTCTGGCCAAACTTCCTCTTGAAAGAGTGGATGATTGGTGCAATCTTCCTTATTGGATATTTAATCATTACAGTTGCCCATCCGTCTCCGCTTGAGAGACAAGCAGACCCTACGGATACAATGTACATACCGGTTCCAGACTGGTATTTCCTATTCATGTATCAATTACTGAAATATGAATTTGCTTCCGGTCCATATAACGTTATCGGGGCTATCGTCATTCCTGGTTTGGCTATCGGTGCATTAATGCTTGTACCATTCATGGATACTTCAAAAGAGCGTCGTCCATTTAAGCGCCCTCTTCCGACAGCATTCATGCTACTTGCATTCGCAGCAATCTTCTATTTGACATATGAGTCAGTTGCGAACCATGACTGGGAAAAAGCAAAAGCACAAGGTGCAATTGTTGAAGAAGTTCAATTTGACAAAGAATCAGAGGCGTATCAGTTATATACAGGTGCACCAGGTGCATCATGTATCGGATGTCACGGTGATGCCTTCCAGGGCGGTTTAGGACCTTCGTTAGTCAATACTGGTCTTACTTCTGAGGAAATTATTGACATTGTCCATAATGGACTTAACGATATGCCAGGAGGTCAATGGAAAGGTACCGAAGAGGAATTGCAAGTACTTGCTGATTTCCTTGAAAACTTGAAATAA
- a CDS encoding DUF1405 domain-containing protein — protein sequence MYLSSLKNMAWLILTHKSFLWILLFVNIFGTVYGYDWYMWQLEMTDPLFWIFVPDSPTASLFFSIAIIGWLIGKNFKLIEALALITLVKYGLWAVVMNLLTLNEVGEIGWQGWMLVGSHFAMAVQAILYSGLYKFDFKHIVLAAIWTLHNDVIDYVFGQMPIYYDLMKHMQQIGYFTFWLSIACIFLAYKVWKTRIKSKTVLV from the coding sequence ATGTATTTGAGTTCTCTTAAAAATATGGCGTGGCTAATTTTGACCCATAAATCATTTTTATGGATTTTATTGTTTGTCAATATTTTTGGAACGGTTTACGGCTATGACTGGTATATGTGGCAATTGGAAATGACTGATCCACTTTTTTGGATATTTGTCCCTGACAGTCCTACAGCAAGTCTGTTTTTTTCAATAGCTATTATTGGTTGGCTTATTGGTAAAAATTTTAAATTGATTGAAGCACTTGCACTCATTACACTTGTGAAATATGGATTATGGGCAGTTGTAATGAATTTACTTACGCTTAACGAAGTGGGAGAAATCGGATGGCAAGGTTGGATGTTAGTCGGTTCGCATTTCGCAATGGCTGTACAAGCAATCCTTTATAGTGGATTGTACAAATTCGATTTTAAACATATTGTACTTGCTGCTATCTGGACTCTGCATAACGATGTCATCGATTATGTATTTGGTCAAATGCCGATTTACTATGACTTGATGAAGCATATGCAACAAATCGGTTACTTTACATTTTGGCTATCCATCGCTTGCATTTTCCTAGCGTATAAAGTTTGGAAAACAAGAATAAAAAGTAAAACTGTTTTAGTATAA
- a CDS encoding zinc metallopeptidase → MFLIYLGIIILLPLYAQFKVKSTYKKYATVRSTSGMTGAQVARLILDRNGLQDVKVVESQGFLSDHYNPMTKIVALSSQNYHEASVAGTAIAAHEVGHAIQDAEAYSFLRFRHRLAPVANITSNASWIFIMIGLIFSSMNSLLGIGIVLMAVGVLFQIVTLPVEFNASSRAMNQIVELGIIRNEEEPHAKKVLSAAAMTYVAATAVAVLELLRLILIFTNRD, encoded by the coding sequence ATGTTTTTGATTTACCTCGGTATCATCATTTTGCTACCATTGTATGCTCAGTTCAAAGTGAAAAGCACGTATAAAAAATATGCTACTGTACGTTCGACTTCCGGCATGACAGGTGCACAAGTAGCCCGTCTTATCCTTGATAGGAACGGATTGCAAGATGTGAAAGTAGTGGAGAGTCAAGGGTTTTTGAGCGATCATTATAACCCAATGACTAAAATAGTGGCATTGTCATCTCAGAACTATCATGAGGCTTCTGTAGCAGGTACCGCTATCGCGGCACACGAAGTAGGACACGCAATCCAAGACGCAGAAGCGTATTCATTCTTGCGATTCCGCCATCGTTTGGCACCTGTAGCTAATATTACATCCAATGCATCTTGGATTTTCATTATGATTGGATTAATCTTTTCAAGCATGAATTCCTTACTTGGCATCGGTATCGTCTTAATGGCAGTCGGTGTTCTTTTCCAAATCGTAACGTTACCTGTTGAGTTTAATGCATCAAGCCGTGCGATGAACCAAATTGTCGAACTTGGTATCATTCGTAATGAGGAAGAACCTCATGCGAAAAAAGTGTTAAGTGCTGCAGCAATGACATATGTAGCAGCTACAGCAGTTGCTGTTCTTGAATTGCTACGACTTATTCTTATCTTCACAAATAGGGATTAA
- a CDS encoding YitT family protein: MFSGIKFKNIFFIILGAAIFSFGLVHFNIQHELAEGGFTGITLILLFAFNWDPAIMNLVLNIPMFIIGWKLLGRKVFIYTVIGTVAVSIFLKVFMKYQFNIHLEGDMFLVALFAGVFIGIGLGIIFRFGGTTGGVDIIARLAHKYIGWSMGKTMFLFDAFVILLSWAVYLDHRSMMYTLVALFVGARVIDFVQEGAYAARGAFIISDSQDAIATKITREMDRGVTVFRGYGHFTKSDREILYCVVGKNEIMRLKGIVTALDPHAFVSVTEVHDVLGEGFTLDDQKQPLDH, encoded by the coding sequence TTGTTTAGTGGAATTAAATTTAAAAATATCTTCTTCATCATACTTGGAGCCGCAATTTTCAGTTTTGGGCTTGTGCATTTTAACATCCAGCATGAGCTTGCAGAAGGTGGCTTCACCGGAATTACACTTATCCTGTTGTTCGCTTTCAATTGGGATCCTGCCATTATGAACCTTGTGTTGAACATCCCGATGTTCATCATCGGATGGAAGCTATTAGGAAGAAAGGTTTTTATTTATACGGTTATTGGAACTGTCGCTGTATCAATCTTCCTAAAAGTTTTCATGAAATACCAGTTCAATATTCACCTTGAAGGAGATATGTTCCTTGTTGCCCTATTTGCCGGTGTGTTCATCGGTATCGGTTTGGGGATCATTTTCCGATTCGGCGGAACAACTGGCGGTGTAGATATTATCGCACGTTTGGCGCATAAGTACATAGGCTGGAGCATGGGAAAGACAATGTTTTTGTTCGATGCATTCGTTATTTTGCTATCTTGGGCAGTGTATTTGGATCACCGTTCCATGATGTATACGCTAGTCGCCCTCTTTGTTGGCGCTCGAGTCATCGATTTTGTACAAGAAGGAGCCTATGCAGCGAGGGGTGCTTTTATCATTTCCGATTCCCAAGATGCCATTGCCACTAAAATTACACGGGAGATGGACCGGGGTGTTACTGTTTTTAGGGGCTATGGACATTTCACAAAATCCGATCGGGAGATTCTATACTGCGTTGTCGGTAAAAATGAAATCATGCGCCTTAAAGGCATCGTGACAGCGCTTGACCCTCATGCCTTTGTATCTGTTACAGAAGTCCATGATGTACTTGGAGAGGGCTTTACACTGGACGATCAAAAACAACCCCTTGATCATTAA
- a CDS encoding nucleotide pyrophosphohydrolase has product MEQARTLKNLQEEVHAYISGFEEGYFPPMELMARLTEELGELSREVQHVHGMKKKKKSEEIRSLAEETGDLLFVLICFANSQGIDLQDALTTVLKKFNERDADRWTRKDDH; this is encoded by the coding sequence ATGGAACAAGCTAGAACGCTAAAGAATCTTCAGGAAGAAGTACATGCATATATATCGGGGTTCGAGGAAGGGTATTTTCCACCAATGGAATTGATGGCAAGACTTACCGAAGAGTTAGGAGAGCTGTCAAGAGAAGTACAACATGTGCATGGGATGAAAAAGAAAAAAAAGAGCGAAGAAATCCGATCGCTTGCGGAGGAGACTGGGGATTTATTATTTGTCCTCATCTGTTTTGCAAATTCACAAGGAATTGACCTACAGGATGCACTAACTACTGTATTAAAGAAATTTAATGAACGTGATGCCGACCGTTGGACAAGAAAGGATGACCATTGA
- the dapB gene encoding 4-hydroxy-tetrahydrodipicolinate reductase: protein MKIKVAIAGARGRMGTTAIEAIEEAVDAEVVAALDYKFDGLHLHNASVNEVKQGIPIYTSLKKLVEEHQPTVLLDVTDPDAVFNNVKDALSLGIHPVVGTSGLTKEELQLISEMVETTNVGGIIAPNFSVGAVLMMKFAAQASRYLGDVEILEMHHDRKLDAPSGTAVKTAEMIMENRPPHIQGHPEEQIHLKGSRGGDVEGMKIHSIRLPGLLAHQQVLLGGEGELLTIRHDSMSRKSFMPGIMMAIRKVIGRNDLIYGLENIID, encoded by the coding sequence ATGAAAATTAAAGTAGCCATAGCGGGTGCCAGAGGAAGAATGGGGACCACAGCTATCGAAGCGATAGAAGAGGCAGTGGATGCTGAAGTTGTTGCAGCGCTAGACTATAAATTTGATGGATTGCATTTACATAATGCTTCTGTTAATGAAGTGAAACAAGGAATCCCTATTTACACATCACTCAAGAAATTAGTTGAAGAACATCAACCAACAGTTCTTCTTGATGTAACAGATCCTGATGCAGTGTTTAATAACGTGAAAGATGCCTTGTCTTTGGGTATACATCCAGTAGTCGGAACTTCAGGTTTAACAAAAGAGGAATTGCAACTGATTTCAGAAATGGTGGAGACGACTAATGTAGGTGGAATCATCGCACCAAACTTTTCGGTAGGCGCAGTACTGATGATGAAGTTTGCTGCTCAAGCTTCCCGTTATTTAGGGGATGTAGAAATATTAGAGATGCATCATGATAGAAAACTTGACGCCCCATCTGGAACTGCTGTAAAAACAGCAGAAATGATTATGGAAAACCGACCTCCCCATATTCAAGGCCATCCTGAAGAACAAATCCACCTTAAAGGTAGCCGCGGTGGGGACGTAGAAGGCATGAAAATCCATAGTATCCGTCTGCCTGGCTTGCTTGCACATCAGCAAGTGCTTTTAGGGGGAGAAGGTGAATTATTGACAATTCGACATGATTCAATGAGCCGAAAAAGCTTCATGCCTGGTATTATGATGGCGATTCGAAAAGTAATAGGGCGTAATGATTTAATTTACGGATTGGAAAATATTATCGATTAA
- the bshA gene encoding N-acetyl-alpha-D-glucosaminyl L-malate synthase BshA, translating into MNKLKVGVICYPSLGGSGVVATELGMKMAEKGHEMHYISSGKPFRLIDAHPNIHFHEVKIDGYAVFKYPPYDIALANRIAYVIQKEELDLLHVHYAVPHAISAALAKDMAKSSIGVITTLHGTDVTVLGHDPALKYTVRYGIEKSEITTAVSESLRQDTFSLIDPDKEILTIYNFIDEEKYKPVNPGSLKKELGIDEDEKIIIHVSNFRSVKRVGDIIDSFKIIRQTIDSKLLLVGTGPEKIEMMDKARREGLENEIIFTGKRDDLPELLAISDLMYLLSEKEAFGLVLLEGFACGVPAIATNIGGIPEVIEDGENGYLVELGDVKAAAEKAIMLLQDPVKHKTFRENALRTVHEKFDSTSIVNEYEELYYKVAGLNP; encoded by the coding sequence ATGAACAAATTGAAAGTCGGTGTAATTTGTTATCCTTCATTAGGAGGTTCAGGTGTTGTGGCGACTGAACTTGGGATGAAAATGGCAGAGAAAGGACATGAGATGCATTATATCTCATCTGGAAAACCATTCCGCTTAATAGACGCCCATCCGAATATTCATTTCCACGAAGTGAAAATAGACGGCTATGCGGTATTCAAATATCCCCCCTATGACATTGCGCTGGCGAATCGGATTGCCTATGTCATCCAAAAGGAGGAGCTCGATTTATTGCATGTCCATTACGCAGTGCCGCATGCAATTTCAGCGGCGCTTGCGAAGGATATGGCGAAATCGTCTATTGGCGTCATTACGACTTTACATGGAACGGATGTAACAGTACTTGGTCATGATCCAGCGCTGAAATACACGGTTCGTTATGGAATCGAAAAATCAGAAATTACGACGGCTGTTTCTGAATCACTTCGCCAAGATACATTTTCATTGATTGATCCAGATAAGGAGATTTTAACGATCTATAATTTCATCGATGAAGAAAAATACAAGCCTGTCAATCCTGGTTCACTGAAAAAAGAATTAGGAATAGATGAAGATGAAAAGATCATAATCCATGTGTCCAATTTCCGGAGCGTCAAAAGGGTCGGTGATATAATTGATAGCTTTAAGATAATCCGTCAAACAATTGATTCGAAATTATTATTGGTCGGTACGGGTCCGGAAAAGATTGAAATGATGGATAAAGCAAGACGAGAAGGATTGGAAAACGAAATCATATTCACAGGTAAACGCGACGACCTCCCTGAATTGTTGGCAATCAGTGACCTTATGTATCTATTGTCGGAGAAAGAGGCTTTCGGTCTTGTCTTATTGGAAGGCTTTGCTTGTGGGGTACCTGCAATCGCAACAAATATCGGTGGCATCCCTGAAGTGATTGAGGATGGGGAAAACGGCTATCTTGTTGAATTGGGCGATGTGAAAGCGGCTGCAGAGAAAGCAATTATGCTATTGCAGGATCCGGTTAAACATAAAACCTTCCGGGAAAATGCACTCCGTACAGTACATGAGAAATTTGACTCAACTTCCATTGTGAATGAATACGAAGAACTTTATTACAAAGTGGCGGGATTGAACCCATGA
- a CDS encoding CCA tRNA nucleotidyltransferase yields the protein MIEFGSASSRKVIKVLEEAGYEAVFVGGSVRDYLLGKDASDIDIATSASPEEVKQVFPNTIDVGIEHGTVLVLMDREPIEVTTYRTESTYTDHRRPDEVKFVKSLNEDLRRRDFTINALALTVTGELIDPFGGRDDLKGQVIRAVGNAHDRFMEDALRMVRAVRFASVLGFEVEANTRQAISVNAETIRHVSVERIKVEMDKLMKGKEPNRGFALIAETGLSRHLPLFPQDIRIISESVPYESALEGWAALMLSGGFSASELARAYKLSNHEKDFLSAVQASFDRRQMECYTTDDYYRFTFNVLCAAEKIWQAFNPSESGITQHEIAMKQSELPIRSKEELRVNGKDLMAWTGQRGGPWLGEWMNRIEKSVLHRKCPNDTEKIKEWFLSEYKRQE from the coding sequence ATGATTGAATTTGGATCGGCTTCAAGTCGTAAGGTCATAAAGGTCCTAGAAGAGGCAGGATATGAGGCGGTATTTGTTGGGGGCTCCGTTCGTGATTATCTATTAGGAAAGGATGCTTCCGATATAGATATCGCCACATCTGCATCACCTGAGGAAGTGAAGCAGGTTTTTCCTAATACTATAGATGTGGGAATTGAACACGGAACTGTTTTGGTGTTAATGGACCGGGAGCCAATCGAAGTGACGACATACCGTACGGAAAGTACATATACAGATCATCGAAGACCTGACGAAGTGAAATTTGTAAAGTCACTAAACGAAGATTTAAGGCGGAGGGATTTCACGATAAATGCCCTCGCATTAACTGTAACTGGAGAACTGATTGACCCGTTCGGTGGAAGGGATGACCTAAAAGGGCAAGTGATCCGGGCTGTTGGCAATGCCCATGACCGCTTTATGGAAGACGCGTTGAGAATGGTCCGGGCAGTCCGATTTGCCTCAGTTTTAGGGTTTGAAGTGGAAGCTAATACGCGTCAAGCCATTTCAGTCAACGCTGAAACTATCCGACATGTCTCAGTTGAACGCATTAAAGTTGAGATGGACAAGTTGATGAAAGGTAAAGAGCCGAACAGGGGATTCGCGTTAATCGCTGAAACTGGTCTGTCCCGTCACCTTCCGCTTTTCCCGCAGGATATCCGTATTATATCCGAAAGTGTCCCATATGAAAGTGCGCTCGAGGGGTGGGCAGCATTGATGCTTTCGGGAGGTTTTTCTGCCTCTGAGCTTGCAAGAGCCTATAAACTGTCCAACCACGAAAAGGATTTTTTATCAGCTGTTCAAGCTTCCTTCGACCGTAGACAGATGGAATGTTATACGACGGATGACTATTATCGTTTTACGTTTAACGTATTATGTGCTGCTGAGAAAATCTGGCAAGCATTCAATCCTTCGGAATCTGGAATCACTCAACATGAAATTGCAATGAAGCAAAGTGAATTGCCAATCCGTTCGAAAGAAGAACTGAGAGTCAATGGTAAGGATTTAATGGCATGGACCGGACAGAGGGGCGGTCCATGGCTTGGTGAATGGATGAATCGAATTGAAAAGTCGGTTCTCCATCGTAAATGCCCGAACGACACGGAAAAGATAAAGGAATGGTTTCTGAGTGAATACAAACGTCAAGAATGA